From Chryseobacterium tructae, one genomic window encodes:
- a CDS encoding LamG-like jellyroll fold domain-containing protein has translation MSGNAVTIEGWVKVNAFKSAFPNISSVLGIEVGDNNSAMLRFGDGGLANNKLQFILSFGSSQVKMNTNTAFNTNTWYHIAATYDGTAMKLYVNGNLDASTPVTGNFTANGILYLARNYDNSRALNGSLDEFRVWKRALTAQEIMDNRCNVTANSQGLEANWKMDEGSGIGALDTTPNTHFATLVNMNDTNWKTEVPCNGSLSVRDVETVKESNAVYPNPVKRGSDIHFTITDNSSEVSFYDVSGKLLKKQHVTQNNNTVNTQDLATGTYIYKIASSKNKEVSSGKIIVK, from the coding sequence TTGAGTGGAAATGCTGTAACCATTGAAGGCTGGGTAAAAGTAAATGCATTCAAATCTGCTTTCCCTAATATTTCATCAGTTCTTGGTATTGAAGTAGGAGATAACAACTCTGCGATGTTGAGGTTCGGGGATGGTGGTCTGGCCAATAATAAACTTCAGTTTATCCTAAGTTTCGGTTCTTCTCAGGTGAAAATGAATACCAATACTGCATTTAATACTAATACATGGTATCATATAGCCGCAACGTATGATGGAACCGCCATGAAATTATATGTGAATGGTAATCTTGATGCAAGTACTCCGGTTACAGGGAACTTTACAGCAAATGGTATTCTTTATTTAGCCAGAAATTATGACAATTCCCGTGCTCTGAATGGTTCTTTGGATGAATTCAGAGTCTGGAAAAGAGCATTAACGGCTCAGGAAATTATGGATAACAGATGTAATGTGACGGCAAACTCACAAGGGCTGGAAGCCAATTGGAAAATGGATGAAGGAAGTGGAATAGGCGCTCTGGATACCACTCCGAATACGCATTTTGCAACATTGGTGAATATGAATGATACCAACTGGAAAACAGAAGTTCCTTGTAATGGATCTTTATCTGTAAGAGATGTTGAGACTGTAAAAGAGAGCAATGCTGTGTATCCAAATCCTGTTAAAAGAGGAAGTGATATTCACTTTACCATTACTGATAACTCTAGTGAAGTTTCGTTCTATGATGTTTCAGGAAAATTATTAAAAAAACAGCATGTTACTCAAAATAATAATACGGTGAATACGCAGGATTTAGCCACGGGTACTTATATTTACAAAATTGCATCCTCAAAAAATAAAGAAGTATCATCAGGTAAGATTATCGTGAAATAA
- a CDS encoding ROK family protein gives MQNIIGIDIGGSHITLAQVDPEKREIITSTYVREHVNSFDDKEIIFSAWASAIEKATHDLIKADLLIGVAMPGPFDYEQGISLMQQGKFIDIYQINIKDELAARLSISPKQIHFVNDAAAFMEGEVFGGCVQGYKRIFGVTLGTGLGTTFIMEILLPMKTYGIPLLKIRSAKIIWQHDGL, from the coding sequence ATGCAGAATATAATAGGAATCGATATTGGAGGGTCACATATTACGCTGGCTCAGGTAGACCCTGAAAAACGTGAGATTATTACTTCAACCTATGTAAGAGAGCATGTTAATTCCTTTGATGATAAAGAAATTATTTTCTCTGCGTGGGCTTCAGCTATTGAGAAAGCGACTCACGATCTTATAAAAGCAGATCTTTTAATAGGAGTTGCAATGCCGGGACCTTTTGATTATGAGCAAGGAATTTCTCTGATGCAGCAAGGAAAATTCATCGATATATACCAAATCAATATAAAAGATGAGTTGGCTGCAAGATTATCCATTTCTCCAAAACAAATTCATTTTGTAAATGATGCCGCAGCCTTTATGGAAGGTGAAGTATTTGGCGGCTGTGTTCAAGGGTATAAAAGAATTTTTGGAGTAACACTTGGGACTGGATTAGGAACTACGTTTATAATGGAGATTTTGCTACCGATGAAGACTTATGGGATTCCCCTTTTAAAGATTCGATCTGCGAAGATTATCTGGCAACACGATGGTTTGTGA
- a CDS encoding endo-beta-N-acetylglucosaminidase H, producing the protein MKKKSFLIPLMALMLQAGSQLKAQQLNPLGVCYVEVNNNNMLNAGSYTLQNTNRQLFDVAIIFAANINYDVSKSRAYISNNNNVTKVLNDVNTYVKPLQQKGIKVLLDILGNHQGAGISNFPNREAARDFALQVAHTVNTYGLDGVDLDDEYAGYGNNGTGQPNNSSFVMLLQELRAAMPDKLITFYYYGPATSRQTYNGDLAGNYINYSWNAIYGNYIIPNVPPLDKTKLSPAATWIQNSNSGSTSASTLATLATNTKNDEYGVFMWYDLGGTNVANYLSTGSNILYNENTQLSGQLYSWSQGQTCDPPLGLDVSNVTGTSAKLNWTSNASQTYNIDYKPANSTTWVNVASNYSGNNLVISNLTLNTDYDWRIQSNCSPTLTSTYLFAPRFNSGNGCATPSGLTSGSYLGNSTQLSWDTGTASSYTLQYKQLQLLHGMKFKILMSIAILYRILPLIQTMYGKYKQHVMEELQAVIQEKERSIVVLHPYQALGQDHFPLTEVQII; encoded by the coding sequence ATGAAAAAAAAATCCTTTCTTATTCCCCTGATGGCCTTAATGCTACAGGCTGGTTCTCAACTTAAAGCCCAGCAGCTTAACCCTTTGGGAGTCTGTTATGTGGAAGTAAATAACAACAATATGCTGAATGCAGGTTCTTATACTTTACAGAATACGAACAGACAGCTTTTTGATGTGGCTATTATCTTCGCTGCCAACATCAATTATGATGTATCTAAAAGCAGAGCCTATATTTCCAATAATAATAATGTGACCAAGGTTCTGAATGATGTAAATACTTATGTAAAACCTTTACAGCAAAAAGGAATTAAGGTATTACTGGATATTCTGGGAAATCACCAGGGAGCAGGGATCTCCAATTTTCCGAATCGTGAAGCAGCAAGAGATTTTGCTTTACAGGTAGCTCATACAGTAAACACCTATGGTTTGGATGGAGTGGATCTTGATGATGAATATGCTGGATATGGAAATAACGGTACAGGACAACCCAATAATAGCTCTTTTGTCATGTTGTTGCAAGAACTTAGAGCCGCGATGCCTGATAAACTGATTACTTTCTATTATTATGGGCCTGCAACTTCCAGACAAACGTATAATGGGGATTTAGCAGGAAATTATATCAATTACAGCTGGAATGCCATATATGGAAACTATATAATACCCAATGTTCCACCTCTTGATAAAACAAAGCTTTCTCCTGCCGCAACATGGATACAAAACTCTAACTCCGGATCTACTTCTGCATCCACATTGGCAACTTTAGCAACCAATACAAAGAATGACGAATATGGTGTATTTATGTGGTATGACCTGGGAGGAACTAATGTTGCTAATTATCTGAGTACCGGTTCCAATATTCTTTATAATGAAAATACTCAATTAAGCGGCCAGTTGTATTCATGGAGCCAAGGCCAAACCTGTGATCCGCCTTTGGGACTTGATGTGAGCAATGTTACAGGGACTTCAGCCAAATTAAACTGGACTTCTAATGCTTCTCAAACCTATAATATCGACTATAAACCAGCGAATTCAACAACATGGGTGAATGTAGCCAGTAATTACTCAGGAAATAATTTGGTCATCAGTAATTTAACTTTAAATACGGATTATGACTGGAGAATACAATCTAACTGCTCTCCGACATTGACAAGTACTTACCTTTTTGCTCCTAGATTCAATTCTGGGAACGGATGTGCAACGCCTTCAGGATTAACATCCGGAAGCTATCTTGGAAATTCAACTCAGTTGTCATGGGATACCGGAACAGCTTCTTCGTATACATTGCAATACAAACAACTGCAGCTACTGCATGGAATGAAATTCAAAATATTAATGTCAATAGCTATTCTTTACAGAATCTTACCCCTAATACAAACTATGTATGGAAAGTACAAGCAACATGTAATGGAGGAACTACAAGCAGTTATTCAGGAGAAGGAGCGTTCAATAGTGGTTTTGCACCCGTATCAAGCCCTGGGCCAAGATCACTTTCCTTTAACGGAAGTACAAATTATCTGA